TCCGAAAGAATTCGACAAAAATACATCAATTTTTTGATTTTTCGTTTTTGGGACTAAATTTATCCTTTGAGCTTCATTATCAGGATTTTCCAGGTTAATATTCGGTGCCACGAAATCATTCTGCATCATCAGAATTGAGTAAATAACCTCACTTGCCCCCGCCATCCAGCACTCATGTCCGGTCATTGACTTGGTAGAACTTACCGGAACTTCTCCTCCAAATATCTCAAAAATAGCTTTTGCTTCATTGGCATCTCCAATCGGAGTAGATGTTGCGTGTGCGTTAATATAATCGATATCTTCAGGCTTTAATCCGGATTGCTTCAAAGCTCTGTCCATTGCTAAAGCCGGCCCGTCTACATTTGGTGTTGAAATGTGCCCGCCATTGGACGAGAACCCATACCCGATGATCTCTGCAATGATTGGAGCACCTCTTCTTTGCGCTGACTCCAAGCTTTCTACCACAAGGGAAGCAGCTCCTCCGCTTGGTATAAGGCCATCTCTTCCTGAATCAAAAGGTCTTGAGGCTTTTGTAGGCTCCTCTTCTCTTACCGAGAACACACCTAAGCCGTCAAAACTGGCCATAGAATATTTATTGGTTTCCTGTGCTCCTCCGCAGATGATCATATCCTGAAAACCATTTTTAATCATCATATAGGC
This region of Chryseobacterium vaccae genomic DNA includes:
- a CDS encoding beta-ketoacyl-[acyl-carrier-protein] synthase family protein — encoded protein: MENRVVITGMGIYSCIGTSLEEVKESLYQGKSGIALVQERKEFGFRSGLTGVVPKPDLKNLLNRRQRVSMGEESEYAYLATTDALKQAGIDQEFLDAHEVGILYGNDSVSQAVVESIDIAREKKDTTLMGSGAIFKSMNSTVTMNLSTIFKLKGINLTISAACASGSHSLGLAYMMIKNGFQDMIICGGAQETNKYSMASFDGLGVFSVREEEPTKASRPFDSGRDGLIPSGGAASLVVESLESAQRRGAPIIAEIIGYGFSSNGGHISTPNVDGPALAMDRALKQSGLKPEDIDYINAHATSTPIGDANEAKAIFEIFGGEVPVSSTKSMTGHECWMAGASEVIYSILMMQNDFVAPNINLENPDNEAQRINLVPKTKNQKIDVFLSNSFGFGGTNSALIVKKFD